In the genome of Lysobacter sp. BMK333-48F3, the window TGCCGATTTCGATGCGTATCTGGCGCCGTTGCGCGATGCGTTGGGCGGGCGCACCATCATCGCCGAAGCGCAGGCGCGGCTGTGGACCGAGCGCCTGGCCCTGGGCCTGCAGGCGGCGAACCTGTTGCGCAGCGGCAGCCCCTTGGCCGGCGCGTTCTGCGCCAGCCGGCTCGGCGCCGGCCGCGGCCAGGCGTACGGCAGCCTGCACAGCGACGAGAACTTCGAACTGGCGCTGCAGCGCGCCGGCGGCGAATGAGCGCGGCGACGCAGCGGTTGCCGCGCAGCGGCTCGCGCTGGCGCGCTCGATTCGGTGCGCTTGATTCGGCACGCTCGATTCGGTTGGTTCACTTCAACTTGCGCGCATAGGCATCGTGCGCATGGCGGTTGATATAGGTGGACAGGCCGCGCCCGGCCCGGGCCAGCGCCTGCATCCGCGCGATCGCCTCGGCGCCGGCGCTGGCCGCCGTGTACAGGTAGTGCGAGCCGTCGACGAACTCGACCGCGATCGCCTGCGGTTCGATCCGGTAGCGGCGCACGCCGGAATCGCCGGCGAGATTGCGGTAGCGGGTCATCGTCGAGGACGGCATCTGAATGGCGCGGACGACCGGTCGTCGCCCCGATCGCGGAGATTGACCGCATCCTGCGCCGGATGGGTGTAAGTTCGGGTGAGGCGGCCCTGGGCGCCGCCGCAGGAGGTCGCCATGCGTGGTCCTCGCAAAACCCAGGCGCTGGCCTTGCTCGCCCTGGCCGCCGTGCCGCCGCCGGCGCACGGTTCGGATTTTTCGCTGGCTCTGATGCTGCTCAGCCGCGGCGCCGGTCTGGTCGCTTTGTGCCTGTGCGCGGCGTGGTGGATCGGCGAGCGCTATCGCGAGCAGTGAGTGTCGCGTCGCCGCCGCGACCGCCATCTCTCCCGCTGGCCGCGTCTTTGTCCTGCGCCCTCTGTAGGAGAGGCGTCCCACAGGGATTTCCTTCGGTCATAAGCCGCGACCGCGCTGCTGCGGTCTCGCGGCGTCTGTGTTCGAAGGCCTCTAAAGCCGCGACCGCCGTCCCTCCCTCTCGCCACGTCTTTGTCCTGTGCCCCCTGTAGGAGCGGCGTAAGCCGCGACCGCGCAGCTGCGGTCTCGCGGCGTATGTGCTCGAAGGCCTCTAAAGCCGCGACCGTCGTCCCTCCCTCTCGCCACGTCTTTGTCCTGCGCCCCTGTAGGAGCGGCGTAAGCCGCGACCGCGTTCTTGCGGTCTCGCGCTGTCTGTCGTTCGAAGGCTTCGAAAGCTTCAAAGCCCAAAGCCCAAAGCAAAGCTTCCGTCCGCAAGCGGCCGGGTCACTTTCTTTGTCCAAGGCGACAAAGAAAGTAACCAAAGAAAACGCCATTCCTGTTTCGAATCAAAAGCCACTATGGGACGAGGCCTGCGCAGGGCTGCTCCGCACAGGCCATCCATGGCCTGGCTGCGCACGGCCCGCATCCCTGCGGGCCGCCCTCCGGGGCTTCAGGGCGTTCTCGCGAGATCGGTGCGGCGCCAAGCTCTCTACGGCAACGGCAACGGCAACGGCAACGGCAACGGCAGAGGGCTTGTTGTGGGGTAGGAGCGGCGCGAGCCGCGACCGCGCTGCTACGGTCTCGCGCCGTTTGCAATTCTTCATCTGCCTGTACGCAACGCATGCTGCAGCGCAAGGATGCGCCGGCGCATCGTCGCTGCGATCGGCTGCGCGTGCCGTACTTGTGACGCGCTTGGGGATCAGCGTGTGATGCGCCCTCGCAGCGGCGGCTTGCCGCGGCGGTGGGCGATCTTCTTGACTGAGCGCTCCCGTTGTCCGTCCGTCACGACGCCACGAAGCAAGCCGGGATTCGACGACGGGCCGCCGTCCCGGCGACGGCGCCGCGAGGCCTCTGCGGCCTCATCCGAGTCATGTCAGTTCCCCATTCCAAGGAGCTTTCCAACATGTCCGTTTCGATTTCCCGCCTGCGCACCCGCACCACCTCGCTGTCCGCCTGCCTCGCTCTCGCCGCCGCGGCCACGTTCGCGTCCGGCGTCGCCGCCGCCGGCGACAACGTCGACGCGCAGCTGAAGTTCGCGATGCAGCGCGACCTGGGCATCTTCCCGGGCCAGTACGCGCAGTACCTGGCCACCGAACGCCTCGCCCAGAGCCAGGCCCGCGCGATCGAACGCGAGTTCGGCGGCGCTTACGCCGGCAGCTGGATCGAACGCAATGCCGACGGCAGCTTCAAGCTGGTCGCCGCCAGCGCGGGCGCGCGCAAGTCCTCGTCGATCGGCGGGGTGGAAGTACGCAACGTGCGCCACAGCCTCAAGCAATTGCAGCAGTCGATGGACCTGCTCGATGCCGGTTCGCGCGCCCGGATCAAGGGCATCGCCAAGCCGCTGACCGGCGTGCAGAGCTGGTACGTCGACCCGGTCAGCAATTCGGTGGTGGTCAAGGTCGACCAGGGCGCGGTCGAGCGCGGCGTCGACTTCGTCGCCCTCAGCGGCGCCGACAGCGGTTCGGTGCGGATCGAGGAAACGCCGGGCACGCTGCAGACGGCGGCGACGATCATCGGCGGCATCGAATACTCGATCAACAACGCCTCGCTGTGCTCGGTCGGCTTCTCGGTCACGCGCAGCACGACCAAGGGCTTCGTCACCGCCGGCCATTGCGGTTCGGCCGGCGCGATCGTACGCATCGGCGGCGCCCAGGTCGGCTCCTTCGCCGGCTCGGTGTTCCCGGGCAACGACCGCGGCTGGGTCAGCGTCAGCAGCGGCAACACCCTGCAGCCGTGGGTCAGCAACTACAGCGGCGGCAACGTGATCGTGCGCGGCAGCACCGAGGCGGCGATCGGCGCGGCGGTGTGCCGCTCCGGCCGCACCACCGGCTACCGTTGCGGCAACATCACCGCCAAGAACGTCACCGCCAACTATGCCCAGGGCGCGGTCTACGGCCTGACCCAGGGCAATGCCTGCATGGGCCGCGGCGACTCCGGCGGTTCCTGGATCACCAGCGCCGGCCAGGCCCAGGGCGTGATGTCGGGCGGCAACGTCCAGGCCAACGGCAACAACTGCGGCATTCCGGCTTCGCAGCGCAGCAGCCTGTTCGAACGCCTGAACCCGATCCTGAGCCAGTACGGGCTGAGCCTGGTCCGCGGCTGATCGGCATGCGGCATCGAGGCGCCTGGCTGCGGGCGGGCGCCTCGATGTTCAGCCGGCCACGACCGCCGCCACGATCAGGGCGCCGACCACCAGCACCGCGGTGCTGACCGCGCTGACGATCAGGCCTTTGACGAAGGTGGTGCCGAGCAGGAACTGGTACAGCAGGCCCGCGCCGAGAAAGCCGATCACCAGCGCCAGCGGTTCGGAGGCGATGAAATGCTCGACCGACTTGGCGAAGGCCTGCTGCACGATCAGCGCGAACACCACCGTGCCCAGACTGCTGCGCTGCGCATCGACGGCGCGCGCGGTGAACATGACCGGCGCGATGGCCAGGGCGAGCAGGACGGCGAGGACGATCAGGATCTTGAGCATGCGGGCGAGCGGGGCGGTAAGGCAGGGAAGACGGCAGCGGAGCGATTGCCGCCCGGCGCAGGGCGAAAGCGGCGTCGGCTAAGGCCGAGAAACCGCAGCAGCGCCGCAAGCAGCGGGGCGAAAGCCGCGCGCAACGCTTTCGATCTTACTCACTCCTGGCTGCTGCGCACTCGTTCCTGGCTCTTTGTCAGTCCAGGAACTG includes:
- a CDS encoding S1 family peptidase, producing the protein MSVSISRLRTRTTSLSACLALAAAATFASGVAAAGDNVDAQLKFAMQRDLGIFPGQYAQYLATERLAQSQARAIEREFGGAYAGSWIERNADGSFKLVAASAGARKSSSIGGVEVRNVRHSLKQLQQSMDLLDAGSRARIKGIAKPLTGVQSWYVDPVSNSVVVKVDQGAVERGVDFVALSGADSGSVRIEETPGTLQTAATIIGGIEYSINNASLCSVGFSVTRSTTKGFVTAGHCGSAGAIVRIGGAQVGSFAGSVFPGNDRGWVSVSSGNTLQPWVSNYSGGNVIVRGSTEAAIGAAVCRSGRTTGYRCGNITAKNVTANYAQGAVYGLTQGNACMGRGDSGGSWITSAGQAQGVMSGGNVQANGNNCGIPASQRSSLFERLNPILSQYGLSLVRG